A single genomic interval of Clostridium facile harbors:
- a CDS encoding GatB/YqeY domain-containing protein gives MSKMDEVRKAMMQALKNKEMDRKETLSLLLSALKAKYIDKREDLTEEEENAIILKEIKQTQETMENAPDGRDDILTECKNRLEVLNEFAPKMMDETEIKQVIQSVLDQLGITQPTVKDKGIIMKNLMPLVKGKADGGLVNRLVGEYLK, from the coding sequence ATGAGTAAAATGGACGAAGTAAGAAAAGCAATGATGCAAGCCTTAAAAAACAAGGAAATGGATCGAAAAGAAACGTTATCTTTATTGTTATCCGCTCTAAAAGCAAAATATATTGATAAACGGGAGGACTTAACCGAGGAAGAAGAAAACGCAATTATATTAAAGGAAATTAAACAAACTCAGGAAACTATGGAAAATGCTCCAGATGGACGGGATGATATCCTTACAGAATGCAAAAACCGTTTGGAAGTATTAAATGAGTTCGCTCCAAAAATGATGGATGAAACAGAGATCAAACAAGTAATTCAATCTGTATTAGATCAATTAGGAATTACCCAACCTACCGTAAAGGATAAAGGTATTATTATGAAAAACTTAATGCCTTTGGTAAAGGGAAAGGCAGATGGTGGTCTAGTTAATCGTCTGGTAGGAGAATACCTAAAATAA